In Rhodamnia argentea isolate NSW1041297 chromosome 1, ASM2092103v1, whole genome shotgun sequence, the genomic window GTTCCAAGGAAATGGAAAAATGCTCTTTTCATGTTCTTTATGTTGCTTCGCTTCCTCTTGCAACATATTTCTCCCTAATAATGACTCATGATGTGTGCCGTGCTGTCATGTTTTAGTGTTTAgaaaatgtatgcaaatgctcATTGTTTAAGATCTCTGAGCCTTATGGAACAGTTTGTGTATGTGTAGGTGTTGCATTCAAGAGTTATCCTTTTCTTTCAGGCGTTTGTAAGTGAGTTGTCTTGTTGTTGTGTAATTGGATTTCTGGTACTAGTTGTTGCCATCCTGGATTCTGTGTATAGATTTGTAGGACGATTGGTCCAAAAAGCATGGATATGctcgatttgtcaatgtagtagTTCCAGTTTATATGGTCATATTTCAGCACGATTGCCCTGGGCGCAATTGGGTGAAATTCTTTTTCTACTTGATTTTGTGGATCAGAAAAGGCCCTCTCTGTGATGTTGGACGCCGATGATAATATGTCTTCATGGAACTTTAAGAAGCATGATAAACATACATCAAGACTACTGTTGGGTGTATAGGAACATGTCCATTCCTTTTTTGAGAATCCTACAACCAAGGATGCACATGTCCGTGCATGAATTATTATGGTTCACCATTTAGTACGCCAAATAAAATGGACTGCCATTTGGTTGCTTTACCTATGAGTCGAGTTGAAGATGTTAGAGTACTACTCCTTGGTAGTGAGACATGAAGTTATACAACTTCTTTGGCCTTGGGATCATTAGTATAGCGAAAGTTGTTTAAGTGGATGTGATCTCTGAGATATGTTAGTTCTCGATTAATTTCTATGGCACCTGGAAGAAATTTTATTGGGAATCATACAATCTCAGACTAAGAAACATTCCAGTTATTATCTCTTGCGGTGGTGTGATTGGTTGAATGCCTAGCTGGATGTTTGATGGAGGATACAATTTCGATGACCTCTACTCTACCTAAGTTAAGCTGGGGCTCCTTTCTTGCTGGACCTTTTCTCTAATTATCAAAACCTCAATATGTAATGGGGTGATGAAACAGGGGTACGTTGAAGTTAAAACCTCCATGTTTTAACCGAgcaaactaaattgacactctACAAAGTGAAAGGACCATAATTGAAAGGGAGTGGATTTGGCCAAAGAATTTGTTCATTTCGGTTATTAAGGTCTTTGTTTCATATGTTTCTACAAGGAGTTATGCTGGATGGTATTGGCTTAGATCACTCGAGCATGCTGAAGTTGTGGCATTTGTTTGAAGCATTACTGTTTCTGCTCCTCTAGATTGAAGAAGTTGATGAAATTTTGTAATGGTGATACTGTGTCATGCCTTAACTTCACTTGTTATCAAATGACTTAATTTCTTGTCGTTAATACTATTTGTCTTAAGTTCTTGTAGTTAACACTATTTGCTTCAAGAAGTATGCAATCGTGTACTGATGGTTGTATAGAAGTAAAGAGATTCGTCTTCAATAACGTCCTATTTGTCAATATTACTTGTAAAAAAGAACCTATATAGAAGTAAAGAGATTTGTCTTCAATAACGTCCTATTTGTGAATATTACTTGTAAAAAAGAACCTGCTTCTAAAAGTCATGAGATGCAAGACTGTTCTGACCAGAATACAGTGTTGTCTCGTCACAGGTGTTGATATCAGCATGAACACTCATCTGAAGACTGTGAAACTTACTCTGAAGGGGAAAAATCCTGTGACTCTTGATCACTTGAGTGTGAGGGGTAACAACATTCGCTACTACATCCTTCCTGACAGTTTGAATCTAGAGACCCTATTGGTAGAAGAGACACCAAGGGTCAAGCCCAAGAAGCCAACTGCAGGTATGTGAGCtacatttttaatttgttgaaatCATTCTTTACTTTATGTGCTTtaatcctcctttctttttacaTTCTGCCATGTTATTAACCATTGTGCTGCTCGCTATGTCAGGGAGGGCTTTGGGACGTGGtcgaggccgaggccgaggccgTGGACGGGGGCGTGGACGTTAACTCGTCCCTGTGTGAGCAAGCAAATTGTGTTTACATTGCCTTAGTGGTTTGAAGGTATCTTGGTTGTTGATTTAGGGATGAAGAGTTTGGAGTTGAAATTCATTTCATTGCTCTACTTCATTGAAACTGTAGTCTCCCTCGAATGTGGATCTTAATATTCTGAAGCTTGTAATATAGAGTACTGTACTTAGTCTCTTTTGCGCAACAATTAGCTATGACAGACAAGGATTCTAAATCTGTTGCAGCTCGTTCTTCTTGTGCGCATGCCTCTCTCGCCAGATTGAAGTTTCCATATTAATGGTACAGTGAAGACAATTGGCTTAAGTGTTTTCTTGATTATGTTGCCTATACTGATAATGATAACGGTCTACAGGTCGATCATTTGGTCAATTACGAAGGCAGTGGGCATACTTCAGTCGGATGTTGAAACCTTGAATTTTTTAGGCGCAATATTGTAGCCACTGGTGAGGATTTTcaaaattcttcttttgttttccgcAGCTAGATTGGTGAGTAGCCTAGCTGACTTAGATCCTTTTTTGGTTGCATAGATTAGGCTAGAGATCTCGGGTCCAATGGCTATGCAATTCCCACGGGGTTCAAAAGAATTCTTACTTGACTCTGGTTTGCATGGACCCAATACATCCAGATCGTTGAATACTGAGAAAATTCAGTTGATTTCCACTAGGTCCAGTGTCATGGTTTCTAATTCTTAGTCCTTCATTTCTCTATATTACCAAGCTGCATGTTAGTAGCTTCTGCCGACTTGTATCGTTTTCTTTCAGTATACGATAAAGGGCAATGAAATGAATAGTAGCTCACTGCAACTAGTTCATTAGACAAATCTAACAGAATATGGCCTCGCTAAAGTTTCCCCTTTTACTAAAATGGTGTGAAAAATTTCTTTATCATAAGATGGAGAAACATTGGTCGGTCCCCACCACTGCGTCATTTTCATAATTTGCATGCATGCGAGAGAGCTGTTGATGTAGATGCAAGCAACCTAGAAAGGACCGAGGGAGGAAAATCGTTCATGATCAGGTTGTTGGTGAGGAGTCAGTTCTAAGGGTCATGGCCGAAACAATCTTGAACTGGACAGATGATGTTTGGTTAGGTGGACTGTCTCTTGCATAAAATCAGAGGGGTTTGGAGGGACCTCCTCCTAGGATCTCCTCTCAATTGAAGTCCTCTAGCGTGTTGTGTTTGTGGATACAGtgttagccaaaaaaaaaaggggaaaaaaattagaaaatgaaagatCTCTAATTCTCTACATGACCTACAGGAGCAAAATAAATGTGAAAGAATGTTTGACTGCGTCTATAGGATCTATCagtttcattcaatttttgaaaatggagGACTAATATATTTATATTCGTGGTATCTAGTTCAATGAAAATTCTGAATAGGAACCTCCTTCCCTTTGAGGGAAAATCTAATATGAACTCGGTATAGTTGTACCGCGATTCGATCGCTTGATCTGGCGAAGTCCCAGTTCTTCGAATGACTAAAATGTTAGGACAAGATTCTTCAGATTGAAGCCTCAAGGGAATAGCACATCTGAACCATCGAATGCTCATGGCCGAGACAcgctccttcctttttctttatgtcATTTTTATCTCTGTCTCGCTCTCTTCTTCCCCTCTAGACTTGGACCATATGACCGAATGGTCGGCCGACTGCCGCGAAACAACCGCCGCTTGGCTGCAAGTTTCGTTCCATCGACAGTATCATCACTCTCGTTTAAATGCTGATTCTTGATCTTAACACGACACCCAAAGAATGAAATGGAACTGGGAAAAGGAATCCACCATCAGGATTAGCCTTGACGAGAGATTGAACTtaccaaagaaaattttccatttcattttgGGAATTGTTAGAGATTCACGTCATGCATGTTTGAGAATAttgtgagaggagagagaggttctTCAGTTGATGTAGCGAGTGTTATGTATTTCTTTTAAAATCCCTCCAATCCGCCCAAATACATAGGGATTAATGTatttaacaaataaaattttctccttcGCACTTATATCCCGATACTATTTTACATTTtcaccctaaaccctaaaacctaaAGGTTTGCTTTATTATTATAgagaggggtttttttttttacctctagATTCTAACCTTTTAAGGGCGATTACTACTCGTTTGTAAATTTCGCAAAACTCGCCATATTTATTTAACTTTAGACACTTAAAACTTCCGAGGATGTTCAAACTTTGAATCATATAGATTTTTCTCgcaactcttttcttttttctttttttttcaaaatcgacACATAAACAATATACttcaaattgtaaaaaaaattagatgaaaaACTAGTATGTGAGATTAGCAATGGCATCGTACCACAAGACTTCGAGATTCACTTATTTGAAACGAGCTTCTTATCATAAGTGAAAAATGTAAAGGGAGAATCATTAataaggctttgtttgtttcacaaaaaatatttataaagaaagatttttcttattttctagtATTTGAATCCCTTAGAAAAATGGGTCAAACTTaacaggaaaatgattttctctctaGAGAATCGAAAATCACTTTCTGAACTTGAACTAGAAACTCTGTGCATGGGTACAAAAACCCTAATGCTCATTCTCGAATCATAGGCAGCAGGGTCAAGTCCCCGGTGCCTTGGTCCATGTTCATCTAAGCTACATCCGAGACCTCGCCACGTCGAGGTCCATCAAGGCCGGTGAGACGCCAATAGTTGTGCTTGGGACGCCAAGCCCGGTAATATCGAGGCCGAGCCTTGGGTCCTTAGCACCTATGCTTGCATTCATTgaggctaattttttttaaaaattttaatgttgattaattattttctttttattttcatgcacttcttttttttattattcactctttcctttcctttcttttttccttcttccctgCTCTGTATTCAGGTCttaaccaaacaccaaaaaatattatcatctttttaaaaaatgacttctcgaaaaatattttcaaaagcgTTACATTTTTCGCTAACAAACAGAGTTTAAAAATCAGAATGTGCTGACCTGTAGGGACataaaaacaattttcatttcatcaaaCTAACATACTCGTTCCATTCTCGTCCATTcctcaaagaaaattttccaatatatattaaaaaaaaaaaaagcccggCAATTAactgggtcgggtcgggtcggggtttttttttaaaactctgTGCTTTGACCCAGAATCCAGACCAGTGCGCACGTCGAACCACGTCCCCTGAAATCGCGGAGTGATCAGTCCGCCGTCTCAATCAAATGACAATTTTCATTTCTGGTGTTCCATTCCCAATCATGTAATTACGACCGTTACTGTAATTTTCtgatctttctctctccctcttgctcGCTCAATGCAGTATCTTTGTCGCTGTCGGAAAACAGGGATTTCTACTCCACCCCGTTTTTTTAATCAAAGGAAAAGCAAACAAATTTAAGAATAGATGTCCCAGGAACTCAATCATTGCATTCTCCAAGTCTCACAGCCGCACTATCTCAATCACGCGCGCATTACAAGACCCCACGTCGACACGAGCACCACGTCTCTCCTACATctgttcttgaattttgactcaCCCAATCTAACGGGATGGCCCcaaaaaagttttcttttttcgtttttgggtCGATGAGTCTGGTTATTGGGgtagttttgttttgtttttttgtttccccTCTCTATCTGTGAATATTAGCTTTTGAATCCCACTTCAAGATTTGGGAGACAAACTTGACATGGTAGGCCGGTTGTTCCTGTATTTTCTTGGGTTCCTTTCTTTTTGACGCCAGATATTTGAATTCTGTTTCGTTTTCTTTCTGGTTCTTCCGAATTCTTCTCtctcacaagaagaagaagaagaagagaatcggCAAGAAAGGAAGGTTAAATGCTCGAGAGCTACTTCTCTTTCTTGGTATATTAATACGCGAACCAGATAAGCATGAAATCCCATAATTTTAACGCAGCATCTGCAATTAATGCTCTTTCTGGTCGCAGTTGCTTGTGAGACCCACCACTCGAGAAGCAGCTGCAGCAAGCACATATACATACCCGCAcattccccccctctctctctctgaatccaCTTTTTAGGCCTCTTTTTTGCACCTTGTCTTTTTGCAGCTCCCATGAGTCTTTCAAATGTCCAAGAACAAATCATCAGGGTGCTCAGAAATGGTGACCCACTTGGGcgtattgaacaaattcaaGCGTCTGAAGAACCCTCTTGAGCCTTCTTTAGGAATAGTTGGGTTCCTATTTGTAGCTGTCCTCTTCATCGGCTCTTGTTTTTACTTGGACTACGGGGCCGTGACTCAGAGGCTGCGAAACACCAGGCAGTCCTGGCTTGGCGGTGGCCGGG contains:
- the LOC115756965 gene encoding small nuclear ribonucleoprotein SmD1a — its product is MKLVRFLMKLNNETVSIELKNGTVVHGTITGVDISMNTHLKTVKLTLKGKNPVTLDHLSVRGNNIRYYILPDSLNLETLLVEETPRVKPKKPTAGRALGRGRGRGRGRGRGRGR